Proteins found in one Arthrobacter pascens genomic segment:
- the sufB gene encoding Fe-S cluster assembly protein SufB translates to MTDQLSEKAVAEDTVISEILEKNPELHGIGTYEYGWSDKNDVGANARRGINDEVVRDISDKKSEPEWMLDLRLKGLKYFDRKPMPTWGADLSGIDFDNIKYFVRSTEKQAATWEDLPEDIRNTYEKLGIPEAERSRLVSGVAAQYESEVVYHQIREDLEAQGVIFLDTDTALREHPEIFQEYFGTVIPVGDNKFASLNTAVWSGGSFVYVPKGVHVDIPLQAYFRINTENMGQFERTLIIADEDSYVHYIEGCTAPIYTSDSLHSAVVEIIVKKGARVRYTTIQNWSTNVYNLVTKRAICEEGATMEWVDGNIGSKVTMKYPAVYLVGEHAKGETLSIAFAGAGQHQDTGSKMVHIAPNTKSSIISKSVARGGGRAAYRGLVQVREGAKHSANTVRCDALLVDTISRSDTYPYIDIREDDVVMGHEATVSRVSEEQLFYLMSRGMREDEAMAMIVRGFIEPIARELPMEYALELNRLIELQMEGSVG, encoded by the coding sequence ATGACGGACCAACTATCAGAGAAAGCGGTAGCCGAAGACACTGTGATCTCAGAGATTCTGGAAAAGAATCCTGAGCTCCACGGCATCGGCACGTACGAGTACGGCTGGTCCGACAAGAACGACGTCGGCGCCAACGCCCGCCGCGGCATCAATGACGAAGTAGTCCGGGACATCTCGGACAAGAAAAGCGAGCCCGAATGGATGCTCGACCTTCGCCTGAAGGGCCTGAAGTACTTCGACCGCAAGCCCATGCCCACTTGGGGCGCTGACCTCTCCGGCATCGACTTCGACAACATCAAGTACTTCGTCCGCTCCACGGAGAAGCAGGCCGCCACGTGGGAGGACCTGCCTGAGGACATCCGGAACACCTACGAAAAGCTGGGTATCCCGGAAGCTGAGCGCAGCCGCCTCGTATCGGGCGTGGCCGCACAGTACGAGTCCGAGGTTGTGTACCACCAGATCCGCGAGGACCTGGAAGCGCAGGGCGTCATCTTCCTGGACACCGACACGGCACTGCGCGAGCACCCGGAGATCTTCCAGGAGTACTTCGGCACCGTCATTCCGGTGGGCGACAACAAGTTCGCATCCCTGAACACAGCCGTCTGGTCCGGCGGATCCTTTGTGTACGTCCCCAAGGGCGTCCACGTGGACATCCCGCTGCAGGCATACTTCCGCATTAACACGGAAAACATGGGCCAGTTCGAGCGCACCCTGATCATCGCCGACGAGGACTCCTACGTCCACTACATCGAAGGCTGCACGGCTCCGATCTACACCTCGGACTCCCTGCACTCCGCCGTGGTGGAAATCATCGTCAAGAAGGGCGCCCGCGTCCGCTACACCACCATCCAGAACTGGTCCACCAACGTGTACAACCTGGTGACCAAGCGTGCCATCTGCGAAGAAGGCGCAACCATGGAGTGGGTCGACGGCAACATCGGTTCCAAGGTCACCATGAAGTACCCGGCCGTGTACCTGGTGGGCGAGCACGCCAAGGGCGAGACCCTGTCCATCGCCTTCGCCGGCGCAGGCCAGCACCAGGACACCGGTTCCAAGATGGTGCACATCGCTCCGAACACCAAGAGCTCGATCATTTCCAAGTCTGTTGCCCGTGGCGGCGGGCGTGCTGCCTACCGCGGCCTGGTCCAGGTCCGTGAAGGTGCCAAGCACTCGGCCAACACCGTGCGCTGTGACGCGCTCCTGGTGGACACCATCAGCCGTTCGGACACCTACCCGTACATCGACATCCGCGAGGATGACGTTGTGATGGGCCACGAAGCAACCGTTTCACGGGTCAGCGAAGAGCAGCTCTTCTACCTGATGTCCCGCGGCATGCGCGAAGACGAGGCCATGGCGATGATCGTCCGCGGCTTCATCGAACCGATTGCCCGCGAACTCCCGATGGAGTACGCACTTGAGCTGAACCGCCTGATTGAACTGCAGATGGAAGGGTCCGTCGGATAA